Proteins encoded together in one Bacteroides zoogleoformans window:
- a CDS encoding adenine nucleotide alpha hydrolase family protein, with the protein MIKVRHILGISGGKDSAALSIYLKHKYPHMKIEYYNSDTGCELKETELLIDKLEAYLGSIKRLRAAEGSPEATPFDHFLKACGGFLPSPQARWCTQKMKLAEFERFVGDDYAVSYVGIRGDENRDGYISSKPNIQAVFPFRRNIWSIDIINKALHNDQREQIIDIYNRFCSEFQLEEIMEILKRPLNKQFYYSKTLNALLDIDVKLFNRVVFEYLKTTEYPVGKLDSFPLIDNDEVLVKEDIFRLLRESGVGVPAYYEEIPFEVDGKIGTYCRSRSGCYFCFYQQKIEWIWLYEQHPDLFKKAMEYEKDGYTWIQGESLEDLIKPERIRQIKLDAIKRQEQRAKMNSNSLLVDIFADDDNDVLCANCFI; encoded by the coding sequence ATGATAAAGGTGAGACATATACTCGGCATATCGGGAGGGAAAGATAGTGCAGCTCTTTCCATCTATCTAAAGCATAAATACCCTCATATGAAGATAGAGTATTACAATTCTGACACAGGTTGTGAGTTGAAAGAGACGGAGTTACTAATAGATAAACTCGAAGCCTATTTAGGGAGTATTAAGCGATTACGTGCAGCAGAAGGCAGTCCAGAGGCAACTCCTTTTGACCACTTTCTAAAAGCCTGTGGTGGATTTCTTCCATCTCCACAGGCTCGATGGTGCACGCAAAAAATGAAATTGGCTGAATTTGAAAGATTTGTTGGAGATGACTATGCTGTATCCTATGTCGGTATACGTGGTGATGAAAATCGTGATGGCTATATTTCCTCAAAACCCAATATCCAAGCTGTATTTCCATTCAGGAGAAATATTTGGAGTATTGATATTATCAATAAGGCTCTGCATAATGATCAGCGGGAACAAATAATTGATATCTATAATCGATTTTGTTCTGAATTCCAATTGGAAGAAATTATGGAGATCTTGAAAAGACCTCTGAATAAACAGTTCTACTATTCTAAAACGCTTAATGCTTTGCTTGATATTGATGTAAAATTATTCAACCGCGTAGTTTTTGAGTATCTAAAGACTACAGAGTATCCTGTGGGAAAATTGGATTCATTTCCATTAATAGATAATGATGAGGTTCTTGTAAAGGAAGATATATTCCGTTTGTTGCGCGAAAGTGGAGTTGGAGTTCCCGCGTATTATGAAGAGATACCTTTTGAAGTTGATGGAAAAATTGGAACATACTGCCGAAGCCGATCAGGCTGCTATTTCTGTTTCTACCAGCAGAAAATCGAATGGATTTGGCTCTATGAGCAACACCCCGACCTATTCAAAAAGGCAATGGAATACGAGAAGGATGGTTACACATGGATTCAAGGCGAGAGTTTGGAAGACTTAATTAAGCCTGAACGCATACGTCAAATTAAGTTAGATGCTATCAAACGACAAGAACAAAGAGCAAAGATGAACAGCAATTCTTTGTTGGTAGATATATTCGCAGATGATGATAATGATGTTTTATGTGCAAATTGTTTTATATGA
- a CDS encoding DUF4007 family protein, with protein MLINKYTFSGHESFPCKALWLKKGYDFALENNDWNELYSIVKLGVGKNMVASIRYWMRAFGMLDDDGLTDIAHLIFDSNNGTDPFIEDLGTLWLLHYTLISTGEATLYRLFFTNFQHERLTFDREHVVAFVKRTMTEKGKLKSFNENTVKKDVGVLLQNYVLSHKTLSMEDYSVLMTDLDLIRLSGDEKQYSFNVEGKRQIPLEILLYAIVREKGDNDSVDYDMLQTIGSIFCLTDMELINMLIDIQELFPDVFRYSDTAGLRQVQFLHKLKPSEVLKHYYRNEEF; from the coding sequence ATGCTTATAAATAAATATACATTTTCCGGACATGAATCGTTTCCTTGCAAAGCTTTGTGGCTTAAGAAGGGGTATGATTTTGCACTAGAGAATAATGACTGGAACGAACTTTATTCTATTGTCAAACTCGGAGTTGGTAAGAATATGGTCGCCTCTATACGTTATTGGATGAGAGCATTTGGAATGCTTGATGATGACGGACTAACAGACATTGCTCATCTTATATTTGACTCTAATAATGGCACAGACCCATTCATTGAAGATCTTGGGACACTTTGGCTTTTACATTATACACTTATAAGCACAGGAGAAGCTACACTTTATAGATTGTTTTTTACAAACTTCCAACACGAACGTCTCACCTTTGATCGTGAACACGTTGTTGCATTTGTGAAGCGTACGATGACGGAAAAAGGGAAATTGAAGAGTTTCAATGAGAATACGGTAAAAAAAGACGTTGGAGTGCTTCTACAGAATTATGTTCTCTCACACAAAACTTTATCTATGGAAGATTATTCTGTCCTTATGACAGATCTAGACTTGATTCGTTTATCAGGAGACGAAAAGCAATATTCTTTTAATGTAGAGGGGAAGCGTCAAATTCCGCTTGAGATTCTGCTCTACGCAATCGTGAGAGAGAAAGGAGATAATGATAGCGTAGACTATGATATGCTGCAAACCATAGGTAGCATATTCTGCCTAACTGATATGGAACTCATAAATATGCTCATCGATATACAAGAACTATTTCCAGATGTATTTCGTTATTCCGACACAGCAGGATTACGTCAAGTTCAATTTCTTCATAAATTGAAACCAAGTGAAGTTCTTAAACACTACTATAGAAATGAAGAATTTTAG
- a CDS encoding ATP-binding protein, translating into MVKRDKYLTELVSLQGNGMIKIITGMRRCGKSYLLFEIFVSYLEQNGIKSDHIIKVDLEDFRNRDLRNPDNLYSYIENSIIDKEKYYVLLDEVQMLDHFEDVLNGFLKIQNVDVYVTGSNAKFLSKDIITEFRGRGYEVKIFPLCFHEYMSAYKGSIQAGLNEYLLYGGLPQILSCTTEEQKVKFLKSLFEETYIKDIKDRYDIRKNDDLEELINIMASGIGALTNPNKLANSFRSEKKSSISYDTIKDYIDYLCDSFLVEKATRYDIKGKRYINSPFKYYFMDLGLRNARINFRQYEKSHLMENLIYNEMRVRGFNVDVGAVPIVNVKEDGKRQRSTLEVDFVCNLGSRRYYIQSAYRMGTDEKVKQERASLLKVDDSFKKIIVIGEECPVTRDEQGITTISVYDFLLNENSLEL; encoded by the coding sequence ATGGTAAAGCGTGATAAGTACTTGACCGAGTTGGTTTCATTACAAGGCAATGGTATGATTAAGATAATAACAGGAATGCGTAGATGTGGAAAATCGTATCTCCTGTTTGAGATATTTGTATCATATCTTGAACAGAATGGAATTAAATCAGATCATATCATAAAAGTGGATCTTGAAGATTTCAGGAATAGAGATTTAAGAAATCCGGACAATCTGTATTCATATATTGAAAATAGTATCATAGATAAAGAGAAGTATTATGTGCTACTAGATGAAGTTCAGATGCTTGATCATTTCGAGGATGTTCTCAATGGATTTCTCAAGATACAGAATGTTGACGTATATGTTACAGGCAGTAATGCAAAATTTCTTTCGAAGGATATTATAACAGAGTTTCGAGGACGCGGATATGAAGTAAAAATCTTTCCATTATGTTTCCATGAATATATGTCTGCCTATAAGGGCTCTATTCAAGCCGGGTTAAATGAATATCTGCTATATGGAGGATTGCCACAAATTCTGTCATGTACTACAGAGGAACAAAAAGTTAAGTTTTTGAAATCTCTGTTTGAGGAAACTTATATCAAGGACATTAAGGATAGGTATGATATAAGAAAAAATGATGATTTAGAAGAACTTATCAACATTATGGCGTCTGGTATCGGTGCATTGACAAATCCCAATAAACTTGCAAATTCATTTCGCAGTGAGAAAAAATCATCTATATCCTATGACACAATAAAGGATTACATCGACTATTTATGTGATTCTTTTCTTGTTGAAAAGGCAACTCGATATGATATAAAGGGCAAACGCTATATAAACTCTCCTTTCAAATATTATTTCATGGATTTAGGGCTACGCAATGCTCGTATCAATTTCAGACAATATGAAAAGAGCCATTTGATGGAAAACCTTATCTATAATGAAATGCGTGTTCGTGGATTTAATGTAGACGTTGGAGCAGTTCCTATTGTAAATGTCAAAGAAGATGGAAAAAGACAACGTTCCACTTTGGAGGTTGATTTTGTCTGCAATCTTGGAAGCCGAAGGTACTACATTCAATCCGCATACAGAATGGGAACAGATGAAAAAGTGAAACAAGAGCGAGCATCTTTATTAAAAGTGGATGATTCATTCAAAAAGATAATCGTAATAGGTGAAGAATGTCCTGTTACAAGAGATGAACAGGGAATAACCACAATTAGTGTTTATGATTTCCTGCTTAACGAAAACTCCCTAGAATTATAA